The Microvirga thermotolerans sequence GACGGCGCCGCCGCCCTCGTCGTGCGGGCCGGGGACGGCGGCTTCGCCACGGCCGTGGGCTCAGGGGAGCACACTTGGCGCGACACCCTCGACATCATGGGATGGGACATCGACCCGGACGGGTTCGGCGTCGTGCTCGCGCGGGCGCTGCCCCCCTTCGCCGAGACCCATCTCGGGTCCGCCGTCGCCGGAATCCTGGACCGGCTGGGGATCCAGCCCTCGTCCATCGACCGCTTCGTGTGCCATCCCGGCGGGCCGAAGATCATCGCGGCCCTCGAGCACGTCCTCCGTTTGGAGCCGGGAACCCTCGACCACGAGCGGGACGTCCTCGCCACCCACGGCAACATGTCCGCCCCGACGGTCCTGTTCGTGCTGGAGCGGGTTCTGCGCGCGGGCCTGCCGGAGCGCTGCCTGCTGATCGCCATGGGGCCGGGATTCACCGCCTCCTGCCTCGCCCTGGAGCGCCGCCCGTGAGCGCGGGGCAGTTCCTCCTGATCCTGGTCACGGCGCAGAGGATCGCCGAACTGGCCTGGTCGCGGCGCAACACGCGCCGCCTGAAGGCGCGCGGGGCGATCGAAGTCGCGCCGGGACACTACGGGCTGATCGTCGCCGTGCACGCCGCCTGGCTCCTCGGCCTCTGGGTCCTGGCCTGGGACCGGCCCGCGGCGCCCGGCTGGAGCGCGGCCTATCTCGCCCTCCAGGTTCCCCGCCTGTGGGTGCTGGCGACCCTCGGCGAACGCTGGACCACGCGCATCCTCGTCCTGCCGGAGGCGCCCCTCGTCCGGACGGGCCCCTACCGGTTCATGAACCATCCCAACTATCTGGTCGTCGCCGCCGAGATCGCGGTTCTGCCCCTCGCCTTCGGGCTTCCCCGGTACGCCCTCGCGTTCTCCCTCCTGAACGCAATCGTACTGGCGATCAGGATCCGCGCCGAGTCGCGGGCGCTCCGGGAGCGCGCGCGGCCGCAGGCCGGCCTCCCCCGCTCCGCCGGGCCCGGGCGGGCGGCCTAGCCGAGAGGCGTCAGGCTCGGCGAAAGCATCGGATCGATCCGGTGCTTCCTCTTTGAAAGGGAGCGCCGTGGAAGCGGAAAAACCGGATCCACTTTTCCGCACGATGCTCTACGGTGCGCGGATGAGCTCAGCCTTCCTCCTCGATTCCCGCCTCGAAGCCGACACGATCCCCGTGGGCGATCTCGCCCTCTCGTCGGTCCTCCTCCTGAACGACGCCCGCTTTCCCTGGCTCGTGCTGGTGCCGCGCGTGCCCGGGGCGAGCGAGCTGACGGATCTCGACGGCGGGCAGGCCGCGCAGCTCATGGAGGAGATCCGCGTCGCCGTGCGGGTGATGGGCGCGCTCGCCAAGCCAGACAAGGTGAACGTGGGCGCCCTCGGCAACATCGTGACGCAGCTCCACGTGCACGTGGTCGGGCGGTTCCGCTCCGATCCGGCCTGGCCCGGCCCCGTCTGGGGCCACGGGACCCGCACGCCCTACCCGGCCCATGCGGCCGCCGCCCTGATCGAACGCGCCGCCGCCCTGTTCGCGGCCGCCTGACATCCGAGACGCTCCATGACATCGATGGCCTACATCACGAACCGGCTCGTCCGCCACAGCGTCGAGCACGACCCGGACGCCCTCGCCCGCCATGCGCGCGATCCCGGCGCGGCCATCGTCCTCCTCGCGGGGGACCTGCCGGTCCTCGCGGCGGGCCGGCCGGGATCGGGTTTCCTCCCCGCCTCCGTGCTGGACAGGCTGCCGGAGCACCGGGAGCAGGTCTTCCTCGGCTATCTCGGCGAGAGGCCGGTCATCGCCACCCTGGCGGCGGCGGAGATGGCGAAGCCGTTCCAGGACGACCCGGCCTTCACAGTGGAGAACCTGCGCGCCGTCGCCATGAGCGGCCTCGTGCCGCCGGAGGAGCTCGGGACCCTGGCCATGGCGAAGTCGCTGCTCGACTGGCATGCGCGCCATCGCTTCTGCGCCAATTGCGGTGCGCCGACGAGGCACGCGCAGGCCGGGTTCCGCCGCGACTGCCCGCAATGCGAGGCGCAGCACTTTCCCCGCACGGACCCGGTCGTGATCATGCTGGTGACCCGCGGCGACAAATGCCTCCTCGGACGCCAGCCCCGTTTCGCGCCGCGGACCTATTCCTGCCTCGCGGGTTTCCTGGAGCCGGGCGAGACCATCGAGGACGCGGTGCGCCGGGAGGTGCTCGAGGAAGCGGGCGTTCGCGTCGGCGCGGTGCGCTACGTCGCCTCCCAGCCCTGGCCCTTCCCCTCCTCCATCATGATCGGCTGCGCGGGCGAGGCGGAGAGCGAGGACATCGCCTTCGACACGGCGGAGCTGGAGGACGCCCGTTGGTTCACCAAGGACGACGTGCGGCGGATGCTCGACGGGACCCACGAGACCTTCGCGGCGCCGATGCCGATCGCGATCGCGCACCATCTCCTGCGCCACTGGGTGCAGGGCTCGTAGGAAGGACGTTAGAGCATCGGACGAGAATTCGAACTCACGTCCGATGCCCCAGGCTTATGATTTCATGCATCTTTTCGCGCAAAACCGGTTCCCACTTTTGCGCTCGATGCTCTAGGAAAGGACGGGAATCGGCGCGAAGCGGTAGGCGATCTCGGTCACGGTCTGCCCGCGCAGCTCCAGGTCCTGCTCCGGCCCCGCCTCTCCGCCGAGCGCCTCGTAGAAGCGGCGGGCCGCGCCGTTGTCCCTGAGGACCCAGAGGCCCGCCGACGCAAAGCCCCGGCGGACGAAGTGGGCGAACAGTCCCGCCATCAGCGCGCGGCCGAGGCCCCGGCGCTTGACCCGGTCGAGGAGATAGATCGCATAGATCTCCGCCTCCGTGCCGAGGGGAACGGTGCCCTCGGAGCGCGTCGGGCCGCCGATGGCGAAGCCGACGGCCTCGCCCTCCCCGGTCCGGCCGACGAGGGCCAGCGTCCCCGGGTCGCGTACGGCCAGCCCCTCCTTCCACATCGCAGCCCGCTCCTCGACGGAGAGGCCCGCGAGGGAGGCGGGATTGAGCAGATCCTTGTAGGATTCGCGCCAGCCCTGCACGTGGACGCGGGCGATGGCCTCCGCGTCCGCGACCGTCGCAGGGTCGATGCGGAAGGTCACTCCGCCGCTTCCCCGATCGTCTCCCGGAAGGGGCTCGCGGGGTAGACGCCGAGGATGCGCAGCTCGCGGGAGAAGAACGCGAGCTCCTCCAGGGCACGCTTGAGGTTGACGTCCTCCGGGTGGCCGTCCACCTCCGCGTAGAACTGCGTCGCCGTGAAGCCGCCCTCCAGCATGTAGCTTTCGAGCTTCGTCATGTTGATGCCGTTGGTCGCGAAGCCGCCGAGCGCCTTGTAGAGGGCGGCCGGCAGGTTGCGGACGCGGAACACGAAGCTCGTCACGGTCGGAGCGTCCCCGGCCGGCGCCCATTGCGGCGTCTTGGAGAGGATCACGAAGCGGGTCGTGTTGTGCGCCTCGTCCTCCACGTCCTCCGCCAGGATCTTGAGCCCGTAGATCTCCGCGGCCATGCGCGGCGCGAGCGAGGCCCGGGTCTTGTCCTTCCACTCGGCCACCTCCCGGGCGGAGCCCGCCGTGTCGCCCGCCACATGGGCCTTGAGCCCGAGCTTGCGGATGATCTTGCGGCACTGGCCGAGCGCGTGGACGTGGCTGTGCACGCTCCTGATCGTCCCGAGGTCGGCCTCCGGCACGCTCATGAGCTGGAAGTGGATGGGCAGGAAGTGCTCGCCGACGATGTGCAGCCCCGAGGTCGGCAGGAGATGGTGGATGTCCGCCACGCGTCCGGCGATGGAGTTCTCGATGGGGATCATGGCGAGGCCCGCCTGACCCTCGTTCACGGCCGCGAAGGCGTCCTCGAAGGTGGGGCACGGCAGGACGGTCCAGTCGGGATAGGCCTCCGCGCAGGCGATGTGGGAATTGGCTCCCGGCTCGCCCTGGAACGAGATGATCTTCTTCATGATGTCCTCCGGGCGGCGATCATGGCGCGCGCGCGTTCGAGATCCTCGGGCGTGTCGACCCCGAGCGGCACCCCGCCCACGACCATGGCGTCGATGCGCATGGCGGCCTCCAGGGCGCGGAGCTGCTCGAGCTTCTCCCGCACTTCCAGGGGCGAGGGAGGAAGGGCGACGAAGCGCTGCAGCGCCCTGCGCCGGTAGGCATAGAGGCCGATGTGATGATAGAGCGGCCCGTCCCCGTAAGGCGCGGTGGCGCGGGTGAAATAGAGGGCGCGGAAGCGGCCGGGAGCGACCTCGCTTCCCACCATCTTGACCACGTTCGGGTTGGTGCGCTCCTCCTCCCGCACGATGGGGGCGACGAGGGTGGCGATGTCGACGGCAGGGTCGGACAGGGGCCGGACCGCTTCGGCGATGGCCCTGGGATCGATGGTCGGCAGATCCCCCTGGACGTTCACCACCACGTCGTGACGCCCCTCCGGATCGAGCTTTTCCACAGCTTCGAAGATGCGGTCGGAGCCCGAGGCGTGGTCGGCGCGGGTCATCACGGCGGTGCCGCCGGCGCGGGTCACCGCTTCGGCGATGGCCTCGGCGTCGGTGGCGACGGCGACGGGGCCCACGCCGGACTCCATGGCCCGCCGCCAGACATGGACGATCATCGGCTCCCCGGCGATGTCGGCCAGGGGCTTGTTCGGCAGGCGCGTCGCGGCGAGGCGGGCGGGAATCAGGACGAGGGGATGGGACATGGCGGGCACGGAAAGGAAGTGGCGCGTCCTTACCAAGGCCGGGCGGGTTTGTCATGGTCCCGCCAGCGGGCGGGGCCCGGAGCCGGACGGAAGCGTGGCATTTCGCGACCGTGCGACCACGAGACCGACCGAAAGCCGCTGACCCCCATTGTCAAACCCCTATCTCTGCGGCTAAGCAACGCCACGGTCGCGGGCTCCCCGCCCGCGCGCCATCCATTCGTCGCGCCGGTTCCGCCGCAGGTTAAGGCGAGGAGAGCCTGATTCATGAATATCGAGACCAATAAGATCGCGGGCGCCGTGTTTGGGACGCTGCTCTTCGTGGTCGGCGTCAACGTGATCGCCAGCGGGGTCTTCGCTCCGAAGAAGCCCGCCATTCCGGGCTACGATCTTCCGGCTCCCGAGGAAACCGCGGCCGGGGGCGGCGAAGGCGCCGCCGCGGCCAAGTCGGAGCCGCTCCCGGTCCTCCTGGCGAAGGCCGATCCGGCGAAGGGCCAGGCGGCCGCGAAGAAGTGCCAGGCCTGCCACAGCTTCGAGAAGGGCGGCCCGAACAAGGTCGGCCCGGGCCTCTACGGCGTGGTCGGCCGTCCGGTCGCCTCGCACGAGGGCTTCAACTACTCGGGCGCCCTGAAGGCGAAGGGCGGGAACTGGACCTACGAGGAACTCGACAAGTTCATCGCCAACCCGAAGAAGGACGTGCCCGGCACCCTGATGGCCTTCGCGGGCGTCGCGAAGGGCGAGGAGCGGGCCGACATCCTCGCCTATATGCGCACCCTCTCCGACAGTCCGGTGGCCTTCCCAGCCGCCCAGTAAGGCGTCCAAGCCCATCGAACTCCGCAAAGCCGGGCCTCCGCCCGGCTTTTGTTTTGGGCTCTGCGCCCTTGCGCTCGTCCCGTTCCGGACAAAAATGTAACCGTTCGGGAACGACGCCACGCCGCCGGGAGACCCTTTGTGATCCGCACCGTCCTGCTGAGCCTCCTCGCCTGCCTGCCCCTCTCCTCCGTCGCGGCGCAGGACGCTTCCTGGAGGCACGGCGCGGCCCTCCTCGGCGAGCCGAAATACCCGCCCGGCTTCAGGCATTTCGACTACGTGAACCCCGATGCCCCCAAGGGCGGCCTCGTCCGCTTCGGCGCCCAGGGCACCTTCGACAGCTTCAACATCGTCGTGGCGGGGGTGAAGGGCTCGCCCGAGCAGGGGCTCGGCCTGATCTACGAGACCCTGGTCACCCCGTCCCTGGACGAGCCGAGCGCCTCCTACGGCCTTCTGGCCGAGGCCTTCTCGTATCCGGAGGACTTCTCCTCCGTCACCTTCCGCCTGCGCCCGGAGGCGCGCTGGCACGACGGCCGGCCCGTGACCGTCGAGGACGTGATCTTCTCCTTCGAGGTGCTGAAGGCGAACAGCCCCACCTACGCCTTCTACTACAAGAATGTGGAGAAGGCGGAGAAGGCGGGCGAGCGGGAGGTGAAGTTCACCTTCGACCAGAAGGGAAACCGGGAGCTCCCGCAGATCATGGGCCAGCTCCTCGTTCTGCCCAGGCACTGGTGGGAGGGTACGGGTCCCGACGGCCGCAGGCGGGACGTGACGCAGACGAGCCTGGAGCCGCCGCTGGGCTCGGGCCCCTACCGCCTGAAGAGCTTCGATCCCGGCCGCAGCGCCACCTACGAGCGGGTGAAGGACTACTGGGGCGCCGCCCTCAACGTGAACGTGGGCAAGTACAATTTCGACGAGGTCCGCTACGAGTACTACCGCGACGCGACGGTGCTGCTCGAGGCGTTCAAGGGCGACCGCATCGACTTCCGCAGCGAGAACAGCGCCCGCAACTGGGCGACCGGCTACGATTTCCCGGCGCGCCAGCAGGGCAAGGTGATCCTGGAGGAGTTCCCGATCCGCGCCTCCGGCGTGATGCAAGCCTTCGTGCCCAACCTGCGCCGCGACAAGTTCAAGGACCCTAAGGTCAGGCGCGCCCTCAACCTCGCCTTCCCGTTCGAGGAGATCAACAAGACGATCTTCTCGGGGCAGTACGAGCGCATCTCGAGCTACTTCTTCGGCCTCGAACTCGCCTCCTCCGGCCTTCCCGAAGGCAAGGAGCGCGAGATCCTGGAATCGGTGAAGGATAAGATCCCGCCCGAGGTCATGACCACGCCCTACAGGAACCCCGTGAGCGACACCCCCGAGGCGGTGCGCGCCAATCTGCGCGAGGCCGACCGCCTGCTGCGCGAGGCGGGCTGGGAGCTCAAGGACCGGCGCCGCGTGAACGCCAGGGGCGAGACCCTGACCGTCGAACTCCTCGGCAGCACGCCGAACGACGAGCGCATCTATCTTCCCTACAAGGCGTCCCTCGACCGGCTCGGCATCGTCACCACCGTGCGGATCGTCGACGACGTCCAGTACGTGAACCGGATCCGCTCCTTCGACTTCGACGTCATCTCCGGGATCTGGGGCAAGTCCCTTTCGCCGGGCAACGAGCAGCGCGAATTCTGGGGCTCGCAGGCGGCCAAGCGCGAGGGCTCCCGCAACCTGGCCGGGATCGCGGACCCCGGCGTCGACGCCCTGATCGACCGGGTGATCTTCGCCAAGGACCGGGAGGAGCTCGTGGCAGCGACCAGGGCCCTCGACCGGGTGCTGCTGGCCCACGATTACGTGATCCCGCAATGGACCTATCGGAAGCAGCGCACGGCCCGCTGGGACCGCTTCGGGCGCCCCGAGACGCTGCCGCTCTACGGCGCCTCCGGCTTCCCGACGGTCTGGTGGTACGACGCGGCCAGGGCCGCCAGGACGGGAGCCGCCCGATGACCCGTTCCCATCCCACCCGCCGGACGGTGCTCCTCGGAACCGCCGCCGCCCTCCTCGCCGGCCGGGTCGGGCCGGCCCTCGCCCAGGAGGCGGGAAGCGGCGGCGAGGTGCACGGCCTCTCGAGCTTCGGCGATCTCAAGTACGGGCCCGATTTCAGGCACTTCGACTATGTGAACCCCGCCGCGCCGAAGGGCGGCACCCTGGCGATCCAGATCCGGCAGGGGCTCGGCAACCAGAACTTCGACACCTTCAACACCCTCAACGTCTTCGTGCTCAAGGGCGACGGCGCGGCGGGCATGACGGCTACCTTCGACAGCCTGATGGCCGCCTCCGGAGACGAACCGGACGCCATGTACGGGCTGGTGGCGCGGGCGGTGCGCGTCTCCGAGGACAAGCTCGCCTACCGCTTCCTGCTCCGTCCGGAAGCCCGGTTCCACGACGGCTCGCGCCTGACGGCGAAGGACGCCGCCTTCTCCCTCAACATCCTCAAGGAGAAGGGGCACCCGACCTTCCGGCTCCTGCTGACCCAGCTCGAGACCGCCGAGCCGGAAAGCGACGAGGTTCTGCTCGTCCGCCTCTCGCCCAAGCGCAGCCGCGACCTGCACCTGGTGATCGCGGGGATGCCCATCTTCTCCGAGGCCTGGTGGCAGGGCCGCGACTTCGAGGCCGCGACCCTGGAGGCTCCCCTCGGTTCGGGGCCCTACAAGGTCGGGCACTTCGAGCAGGGCCGCTTCATCGAGTTCGAGCGCGTGCCCGACTACTGGGCGAAGGACCTGCCCGTGAATGTCGGCCAGAACAACTTCGACCGCATCCGCTACGAGTATTTCCGGGACAGGATCGTCGCCTTCGAGGCGTTCAAGAACGGGACGCTCAACTTCCACGAGGAGGTCACCTCCCGGACCTGGGCGACCGGATACGACTTCCCCGCCGTCCGGGACGGGCGCGTCAAGAAGGAGGAGATCCCCAACGACGCCCCGTCCTCCATCCAGGGCTGGTACTTCAACACCCGCCGGGAAGCCTTCAAGGACCCGCGCATCCGCGAGGCGATCGGGCTCGCCTTCGACTTCGAGTGGACCAACGCGAACATCATGTACGGGTCCTACCGGCGCCTGACCTCCTACTTCGAGAGCTCGGAGATGAAGGCGAGCGGCCCGCCCTCGCCGGAGGAGGCCGCCCTCCTCGAACCCTTCCGCGACAGGCTGCCGCCTTCCGTCTTCGGCGAGCCCTACACGCCGCCGGTCTCCGACGGCTCCGGCCAGGACCGGCGCCTCCTGCGCCGGGCGGACGAGCTCCTGCGCGAGGCAGGCTGCAAGCGCGAAGGCGGCGTGCTCAAGCTGCCGAACGGGCAGCCCTTCACCATCGAGTTCCTGGATTTCCAAGCTGCCTTCCAACCGCACGTGCAGCCCTTCCAGGCCAACCTGAAGCGCCTCGGGATCAACGCCCAGTCGCGCATCGTCGACGCGGCCCAGTACCAGCGGCGGATGGAATCCTACGACTTCGACATCACCTCCCGCGCCCTGACGGGATCCACGACCCCGGGCGATTCCCTGAGGGTCGTGTACGGCTCGCAGGCGGGGCGTTCGCCGGGGTCCTACAACATCGCGGGCATCGACGACCCGGCGGTAGACGCGCTCATCGACGTGATCGGATCGGCGAAGACGCGGCAGGAGCTCGTGACCGCGTGCCGCGCCCTCGACCGGGTCCTGCGGGCCGGCCATTACTGGGTGCCCATGTGGTTCAAGCCCGCCGACTGGGTGGCCTACTGGGACATGTTCTCCCGGCCCGCGACCAAGCCGAAGCTGAGTTCCGGCGCGCCGGGAACCTGGTGGTACGACGCCGAGAAGGCGCGGCGGATCGGCAGGGGTTGAGCCTTGAAGACGATGCCGAGCCGTGCGGGCCGCGAGACAGGCTGCGATGCAGCGGTTTTCCCGGCGACTGCCGCCCCTGCGGAGGCGGCCTTCGTGGAGGGCGCGCCGCGGACGATCCTGCGGCTGGAGGGCTTCGTCCTTCTCGTGCTCGCGACCTGGGGATTCGGCCTCACCGGCCTGTCCTGGTGGCTCTATGCCCTCCTGTTCCTTCTGCCGGACCTGAGCTTCGCCGGTTATCTCGCGGGTCCGCGGCGGGGGGCTATCCTCTACAACGCGCTTCATTCTACCATTGCGCCGGCCGTCCTGGCCGGATGGGGCCTCCTGACGGGAGAGCCGCTCCCGCTCGGACTTGCCGCCATCTGGGCGGCGCATATCGGATTCGACCGCATGTTGGGGTACGGCTTGAAATACGCATCCGCCTTCGGCGACACCCATCTCGGCCGCATCGGCCGCCAGCGGAAAGGCGCCTGATGCTGGCCTATATCGCGCGCCGCGTTCTCCTCATGATCCCGACCCTGCTCGGCATCATGCTGATCTCCTTCGTCATCGTGCAGTTCGCGCCCGGCGGCCCGGTGGAGCGCATCATCGCCCAGCTCCAGGGCCAGGATTCCGGCGCCACCTCCCGGATCTCGGGCGGAGGCGGCGACCTGTCCGGCGGTCAGGCGGCCGCGGGCGGGGGCGGAGAGGCCGCCTCCTCCCGCTACCGCGGCGCGCAGGGCCTCGACCCGCAGTTCATCAAGCAGCTCGAGGTGCAGTTCGGCTTCGACAAGCCGGCCTCGGAGCGCTTCCTCAAGATGCTGTGGGACTACGCCCGCTTCGATTTCGGCAAGAGCTATTTCCGCGACATCTCCGTGCTGCAGCTCATCCGGGAGAAGCTGCCCGTCTCGATCAGCCTCGGCCTGTGGATGACCCTGCTCTCCTACGCGATCTCGATCCCGCTCGGCATCCGCAAGGCCGTGAGGGACGGGTCTGCCTTCGACATCTGGACCTCGGGCGTCGTGATCGTCGGCTACGCGATCCCGGGTTTCCTCTTCGCGATCCTCCTGATCGTGCTCTTCGCCGGCGGCTCGTTCTGGCAGATCTTCCCCCTGCGCGGCCTCACCTCGGAGAACTGGGACCAGCTTTCCCTCGGCGGCAAGATCCTCGATTATTTCTGGCACATCGCGCTGCCCATCACCTCAATGGCGCTCGGCGCCTTCGCCACCTCGACGCTGCTCACCAAGAACTCCTTTCTCGACGAGATCCGCAAGCAGTACGTGCTGACCGCGCGGATGAAGGGTCTGTCCGAGCGGCAGGTGCTCTACGGCCATGTCTTCCGCAACGCGATGCTGATCGTCATCGCCGGATTTCCGGGCGCCTTCATCGGAGCGTTCTTCGCGGGCGCGCTCCTCATCGAGACGATCTTCTCCCTCGACGGCCTCGGGCTCCTGTCCTTCGAATCCATCGTCAACCGCGACTACCCGGTGGTGTTCGCGAACCTCTACATCTTCTCCCTGGTCGGCCTTGCGGTGAACCTGATCTCGGACCTCACCTATACCTGGATCGACCCGCGCATCGACTTCGAGACGCGGGAGGCGTGAGATGAACGAGAACGTGCCCGTCGCCTCGCCCGCCGCCAACGCTCCCGTGGCTCCGCCCCTGCCGCGGGAGGGCTTCATCCGCCTCTCGCCGCTCAACCGCCGGCGCCTGCAGAACTTCAAGGCCAACAAGCGCGGCTACTGGTCCTTCTGGATCTTCGCGGTCCTGTTCGTGCTCAGCCTGTTCGCGGAGTTCATCGCCAATGACAGGCCGCTCCTCGTCTCCTACAAGGGCGAGTGGCTCTATCCCGTCTTCGTGGATTATCCGGAGGAGAAGTTCGGCGGCTTCCTGGCGCAGACCGACTACCGCGATCCGGTCATCGCGAAGGAGATCGACGCGAACGGCTGGGCGATCTGGGCGCCGATCCGCTTCTCCTACAACACCCACAATCTCGACCTGCCCGTGCCGGCCCCCGCGCCGCCCACCTGGATGCTCACGGACGAGCAGTGCCGGCCCATCGCCGAGCGCAAGGGCGGCACGGGATGCGGGGACATCGAATGGAACTGGCTCGGCACGGACGACCAGGGCCGGGACGTGGTGGCGCGGCTGATCTACGGCTTCCGCATCTCGGTGCTGTTCGGCCTCATCCTCGCCGGCATCTCCTCGGCGATCGGCGTGCTCGCCGGGGCCGTCCAGGGCTATTTCGGCGGCTGGGTCGACCTGCTGTTCCAGCGTTTCATCGAGATCTGGACCGCCATTCCGGCCCTCTACCTGCTCATCATCATCTCGGCGATCATCACGCCGAGCTTCTTCGTGCTGCTCGGCATCCTGCTCCTGTTCTCCTGGGTGTCGCTGGTGGGCGTGGTGCGCGCCGAGTTCCTGCGCGCGCGAAACTTCGAGTACGTGCGCGCGGCGCGGGCACTCGGCCTGTCCAACGTCACCATCATGTTCAAGCACCTCCTGCCCAACGCCATGGTGGCGACCCTCACCTTCCTGCCCTTCATCCTCAACGGCTCGATCACCACCCTCACCTCGCTCGACTTCCTCGGCTTCGGCCTGCCGCCCGGCTCGCCCTCGCTCGGCGAGATGCTCGCGCAGGGCAAGGCCAACCTGCAGGCGCCCTGGCTCGGGCTGACGGGCTTCTTCGTGATCGCGCTCATGCTCAGCCTCCTCATCTTCGTCGGAGAGGCCGTGCGCGACGCCTTCGACCCGCGGAAGACGTTCCAATGACCGAGCCGCTCCTCTCCGTTCAGGATCTCTCCGTCGCCTTCCGCCAGGACGGG is a genomic window containing:
- a CDS encoding ABC transporter permease, whose product is MNENVPVASPAANAPVAPPLPREGFIRLSPLNRRRLQNFKANKRGYWSFWIFAVLFVLSLFAEFIANDRPLLVSYKGEWLYPVFVDYPEEKFGGFLAQTDYRDPVIAKEIDANGWAIWAPIRFSYNTHNLDLPVPAPAPPTWMLTDEQCRPIAERKGGTGCGDIEWNWLGTDDQGRDVVARLIYGFRISVLFGLILAGISSAIGVLAGAVQGYFGGWVDLLFQRFIEIWTAIPALYLLIIISAIITPSFFVLLGILLLFSWVSLVGVVRAEFLRARNFEYVRAARALGLSNVTIMFKHLLPNAMVATLTFLPFILNGSITTLTSLDFLGFGLPPGSPSLGEMLAQGKANLQAPWLGLTGFFVIALMLSLLIFVGEAVRDAFDPRKTFQ
- a CDS encoding microcin C ABC transporter permease YejB, whose translation is MLAYIARRVLLMIPTLLGIMLISFVIVQFAPGGPVERIIAQLQGQDSGATSRISGGGGDLSGGQAAAGGGGEAASSRYRGAQGLDPQFIKQLEVQFGFDKPASERFLKMLWDYARFDFGKSYFRDISVLQLIREKLPVSISLGLWMTLLSYAISIPLGIRKAVRDGSAFDIWTSGVVIVGYAIPGFLFAILLIVLFAGGSFWQIFPLRGLTSENWDQLSLGGKILDYFWHIALPITSMALGAFATSTLLTKNSFLDEIRKQYVLTARMKGLSERQVLYGHVFRNAMLIVIAGFPGAFIGAFFAGALLIETIFSLDGLGLLSFESIVNRDYPVVFANLYIFSLVGLAVNLISDLTYTWIDPRIDFETREA